TTCTAATACACTATCAACTCTCAAAATGGCTTCCAAGAAAAATAAATTTGCTTCTCTTGCCCTTGGTATGGACAGTTTGGGAATGGATTTATCTTGATTTGGAAATTTCATTTGGTTGGATAACACTTGGGAATTCTCAAGCAAACTTCTGGCAATTCTTCCAATTCATTGATTTAACAGGCGTTTGGGGAATTTCTTTTTGGCTTGTGCTCTTCAATGTCCTTATTCTGCTTTTGCTCGAAACCGCTGCCTTTGACCCTAATTATATTCGTCAGTTAAGTGAAAGCTCTGTTCATCTTTCGAAAGAAACCGCATCTCTTTTAAGATCAATCATTGCTAAAGTAAGCGTTATTAAGTTATTGATGATTCTTCCACCGTTGCTTTACTCATTAACCATTTTTTCTTTGCCGGAACCAGAATCCAAATCATTAACGGTAGCTATTGTCCAACCTAATCTCGATCCTTTTTTGAAGTGGAATTCTGGACCGGAAACTTTGGTAAAAAAGCAAATCGATCCCGTTATAAAGTCTTTTCTAAATTCAACTCAAAGTTTCGATAAAAATCCGGAGTTATTTGTTTTCCCAGAAACTGCGTTTGCTTTTTACTTACTAAATGCAGGATATCGACCACTTTTAGAAAGTATTCATCAATTTTCAACTGCCTTGAATGCCCATATTCTGTGTGGCTTTGCAGACTTTATGATGTATGAAAATGATGCGGATCGGCAAGCCGGAGCAAAACGAGATCAATTTCAAGGCAAATATTTTGATTCTTTCAATTCAGCATTTTTACTTTCTCCCTCACCCAATCAACCGCTTTCTCCATATTTACCCCGTTTAAAGAGTCGCCTCTTAGACTCTTTACGAATGAATTATGAAAATCCTCAAGTCTATCATAAAATGAAATTAGTACCCTTCGCCGAGCGTGTTCCCTATATGGACTTGATTCCATTTATCTCCGATCTCACATTTTCAGTAGCGGGCATTTCGAGTTGGGGGAGAGGGAAAGAACAAAGAAATTTTCAATTTATCACAAAATCCAATGATACGGTTAAAGTGCCCGGGCTAATTTGTTATGAATCGATTTACCCAAGATTTGTTTCGGAGTTTGTGGCTCAGGGGGCAACGATGCTAACAGTTATCACCAATGACGGTTGGTTCTCAAAATCTTACGGCCCTTATCAACATGCTGCTTTCGCAAAACTTCGATGCATTGAAACTCGCCGTGCAATGGCACGATGTGCCAATACAGGAATCTCTTTCTTCATTGATCGATATGGCCGTTCGTACGGGGAAATTCCGTGGTGGGAAGAAAGAATCACGACAGCCAATGTACCGCAATATCAAGACATCTCGTTTTATGTAAGATATCCTGATTTGCTTCCAAAAATATCATTGGTTCTAATTGGCCTTGTGATTATTGGGGTTGGAGTGAATCGAATCAAGTCCGGCCAAACATCCGATCCAATTCTTCCGTCGTGATTTTGATGATGATAGGTCTTCCGTGAGGGCATACATAGGGCATTGAAGTCGCAAAAAGTTGGTCAACCAAAGTGGACATCTCCTTCTGACTCAGTTTATCTCCAGCCATTATCGAACTTCGACAGGCGTATGATTTCGCCACATTGTCTCGTCCATCCAATTGCAGTTTTTCTTGATACTCCGCCGATTGCTCTAAAAGCTCATGAAAAATTCTTTCCTCCGTTCCGGGTTTGACATCCGGCGGAATCCCTTCTAGAACAACCGTGTTATCTCCAAAGTAACGGAATGAAAAGCCCAAGCACTTTAAATCGATTTCAATCCGTTTCATTAATTCCATTTCCCAAGGCTTTAACTCCACCCTTTGCGGAAAGAGCAATTGCTGCGAATTCGGAATACCAGAATTCATCACCTTCAATGCCCGCTCATACAAAATGCGTTCATGCGCGACATGCTGATCGATGAGCATCAACCCACTTCGAATATGCGTAAGAATGTACTTGTTGTGAAGTTGCCAATGCGTGTTTTCACTTAGCGCATGAAGTTTTTGATTAAACACCTCGCCCAACAATTCAGGATTGTTACCTTGATTTGAATTGTTTCGCGGTGGCGGTGAAACTACTTCATTTTGCTGTTCAGGATAAACTTGAGGAACAAGTCTTGAAAGCTCTTCTTCCTGCGAAACACGCGAAGCAGAATGTGTTGTCTTTTCAAAAAATCGCTCGCCTCTTTTTTGAAAGGCTTGATAATCATTGTAAAGCCGGCGAGTTGAACCGGAGTCGCCATCGCGGTCATTATACCCCAATCGTTTAAATGAAAAATTAGAGGTCGCCTTTTGAATCGCGTCTTCATGATCGTTTTGAGGCAGCATCGCTTTGTAACGATCGGGTATTTCACCCATCGCAAGAGCAGGCGAAGCATCCATTTTCATTACGGCTCTTCGAATGACTGCGTGCACCATATTGTAAACCCCTCGCTCATCATCAAACTTCACTTCCATTTTCGAGGGATGAACATTCACATCAACGCGAGATGGGCGTATGGATAGAAAAAGTAAATAAAATGGTTGTTCTCGCTCGCCCAACAGTTCACCATACGCAGTTGAGATTGCATGCGTAATCGCACGATGTTGAACAACCCGTTGATTCACAAATAAAAACTGATCGTTCTTTGTTCGCTTTAGCAAGGCGGGTTTCCCGATATAGCCTTTGATGGTCATAAAATCATTGGTCTCTTCAACAGCAAACAAACTCTCCGAAAATCTGCTGCCATAGAGAACATCAAGCCTTTCCAAGAGGCTTTCATCTTTGAATTTAAAAACCTCATCGCCATCAGAAATAAAAGTATATGCGATATCGGGGTTAGCTAACGCCTGCGAAACAATACAGTCATAGATATGTTTGAATTCCGTAGCGTTTGACTTTAAAAATTTTCGCCTTGCGGGAACATTGAAGTAAAGATTTTTAATTGCAATGCTTGTTCCATCGGGTGCTGCGGCTTTTTCTAAACTCTCCATCACACCGCCATTCATTCGAATCATTGTTGCAAGTTGAGCCTCGCGTATTTTCGTTTTCATTTCAATCTGCGAAACAGAAGCAATGCTTGGTAAAGCTTCCCCTCTAAATCCAAGCGTATGAAGATTTTCAAGATCATCAACCTCTTTGATTTTGCTTGTTGCGAATCGCTCGAATGCCATCACCGCATCTTCTTCATTCATCCCGCAACCATTATCAATAATTTGAATTAAAGATTTCCCCGATTCCTTGATGATTAAAGTAATTTCATCCGCACCGGCATCGACGCTGTTTTCAAGCAATTCTTTTACTGCCGAGCTTGGGCGTGTTACGACTTCGCCTGCCGATATTTTATTGGCAATTGAATCAGGTAATTTCTTTATAATAGAATCCATTTCTTTTTGCTTCGCTTTAATTTTGCTTTTTTGAACAAAGCAAACACTTAATTCATTGTATTTGGAGATAAAAGGAGTTGAAGAGCCGCCATTCTCACTGCAACGCCATTTGAAACTTGTTTTAAGATTAAACTTCCCGAAAGCCCGCCAATCGGTGCATCAATATCCACTCGGTCTGCCACAGTTCCCGAAATTTCAATTTCTCGATTTACAGGTCCCGGATGCATTACAAATACTTCACGGCTTGCGGCGACAAGGGCATCATCCGTAAGCGAGAAAAAATTTCTGTATTCTCGTATCGAAGGAATGTAACCGGCTGCTTCTCTTTCCAATTGTAACCGCAGCACAATAACGGCATCGCACCATTTCACGGCTTTTTTTACATCGGTAAAAATCTCAATCGGGTTTTCTTCATTACCCCAAGTTTCAATTCCTACCGGCAAAAATGTTGGCGGGGCGCAAACACCTACTTTTGCTCCCATCGTCGTAAGCCCAAAAATATTTGAACGCGCAACCCTTGAATGTAAAATATCCCCTAAAATCAAAACACGAATCCCTTCAAGCTTTCCGAAACTTTGCTCCAGTGTCAGCATATCAAGCAACGCTTGGGTTGGATGTTCATGCATTCCGTCTCCGGCATTCAATATGGGTTTATGCGTCAATCGCGAAAGAATTTCCGCAGTGCCGGAGTCACTGTGACGAACAACAAACGCACTTACGCGCATTGATTGCAATGTAAAAATGGTATCGGCTAAAGTTTCCCCTTTTTGAACACTTGTGCCCGAAGACGAGAAATTTATCACACCCGCTCCCAACCTTCTTGCTGCCAAGTCAAAAGAAATTCGTGTTCTGGTTGAATTTTCAAAAAAAGCCAACACAATCGTATGACCTGCTAAAATCTTATAATTCGTTGGAGTGTCATCGGGGTTACTCGGGACATAAACTTTCGCCAAATCTAAAATTTTTTGGATGTTCTCTTTCTTTTCTCCGCGCAAACCGAGTAAGTGATTCATTTGTTTATTCTTTTGATAGCAGTATTTGAAACAGGCGATTCCGATCTTCGTTTGAATCGCACAAATCTACAATGCTTTCATTCATTTTCTTATGGTTTCATCATTTTTTGAACCTTGAGTACCATATTCTTTGAATCTTAAATCATCAAATTATTTCTAACGATGCAATTCAATCCCAATAAATTCACGCTAAGAGCCCAAGAAGCCTTTCAAGAAGCGGCTGAATTGGCCTCGAAGAACGGTCAACAAACCATTGAACCCGAGCACCTTCTTTATTCTCTCCTTCTTGGTAACGATAAAATAGGATTCCAACTTTTAGAAAAACTGGGAGTGCAAACCGAAGCCGTTCTTCAAATTCTCACCCGCGAAATCAATCGATTTCCGAAAGTCACCGGAGCGTCTGTTTCAGGTCAATATTTAGCTCAAAAACTATCACAGATACTCGATGAAGCGTCAAAACTTTCAGAATCAATGAAAGATGAATATGTGAGTTCAGAGCACCTTCTTTTGTCTATTGCTGATTCACCGACCAATGCCGGAAGCATTCTTCGCGATAGTGGAGCAAAAAAAGATGCCTTACTCAAGTCATTAGCCGATATTCGAGGTGCACAACGCATCACCGACCAAAATGCCGAAGACCGATATAACGCCTTGAAAAAATTCAGCCGTGATTTAAACGACCTTGCTAAAAAAGGAAAACTCGACCCTGTCATTGGCAGAGATGAAGAAATACGACGCGTGCTCCAAATTCTTTCTCGACGAACCAAAAATAATCCCGTTCTAATCGGTGAGCCCGGTGTGGGCAAAACGGCTATTGCTGAAGGAATCGCTCAACGCATTGTTTCCGGCGATGTCCCAGAAAACTTAAAATCAAAACTGATTCACGCGCTTGATATTGCGCAACTTGTAGCGGGCAGCAAGTTCAGAGGTGAATTTGAAGAGCGCCTGAAAGCTGTTGTTAAGGAAGTTCAAGATGCCAATGGAGATGTAATTTTATTCATCGATGAAATTCACTTGCTTGTAGGTGCAGGCGCCACGGAAGGCGGAATGGATGCTGCCAATATTCTCAAACCCGCTTTAGCGCGCGGCGAACTTCGTTGTATCGGCGCCACGACACTAGATGAATATCGAAAGTATATCGAAAAGGATGCTGCTTTAGAACGGCGATTTCAAACAGTGATGGTTGGAGAGCCCTCCATAGAAGATACGGTTTCGATTCTTCGAGGCTTAAAAGAAAAGTATGAAATTCATCACGGGGTAAGAATCACTGATTCGGCTCTTATTGCCGCAGCTGAACTATCAAGTCGGTATATCGCCGATCGCTTCTTGCCCGATAAAGCAATTGACCTGATTGATGAGGCCTCCTCAAAACTGCGCCTTGAAATCGATAGCGTGCCGGAATCGCTTGATAAACTCAATCGCGATATTCGACGACTTGAAATTGAACGCGAAGCATTACGCCGCGAACTCGATATCGATAGAAAATCATAAGTGACATCCGCGACTTATAACCAAAAAAAAGGCTGCCCATTTCGGACAGCCTTTTTTTCTACTTCACCTATGATTCAAAACATTTGAAGCTTTTCAGATGCTTTTATTTGATGAGAATCATTTTGCGCGTTTGGTTGAATGAACCGGCTTGCAAACGGTAGAAATAGACACCGCTTGAAAGATTTTGCGCATTAAACACAGCAGTATAAGAGCCGGCTTCTTTTCTTCCATCAACCAAAGTTGAGACTTCGCGACCAAGCATATCATAGACCTTCAGCAACACGGTTGAGGACTGCGGTAAGGCATACTTAATCGAAGTACTCGGGTTAAATGGATTTGGATAGTTTTGACCTAACTCAAAATTGGTTGGCCTTGCTTTCTTTTCCTCTGCAATTGATGCTACAGGTTCGGTATAGCCTATAGCAAACTCTCCAAATGCGGTTAATGGAGCTGTTGTTACAAGCGAATCGTTCACAACTGTACCGCCAAGCGATGCCCAAGCCGCTGAAGAATCTGCACGATAAAGCCAAACCAATCGATTTGAAGCCAAAGATGTTGCGAATTTACTTACAGCACCTTTGAGCACACCGTTTGTGAAAGTTCCTCCGTTCGAGAGAACATAATGGAACTCCAATATTCCGGTAACACCACTTGGCAACGCTGAAAACAGCGGGAAGTGATTAAAGAAGGCTGCCTTCGCAGTTTCACTTGAAGCGCTAACATCCGCTAAGCAAGAAACCCCGGTACTTCCAAATGAAGTCATAGATGCTGTGCCAGCAGCCATAACCGCTACGGCACTATCTGTGGCTCTTACACCGGAAGTTGGAACAAAACGATAGACAACGCCTGATTGTGGAAATTGTGCCGAAGAAGTTAAGGTTGAAACCCCAACGGTTGTTGAGCCCGTTGTCGCGTCGATAAAGTCACCTGAGCCTCCTACAGAACCTTTCATACCAATTGAGGCTGACGAAAGCGTCGCAAAAGTTGTTCCGTTCTTTGGTCCGTAAACAAACTCCACCAAATTACTTCCTTCATAAATTCGAACTTGGTAGTTAAGTGTGGCACCCGTTGCGCCAGTGTTGCTCCAGTAATCTCGAACATTAGCATATTCAACGGTAAAGACACGATTCGGCTCAGTGCCACGTACTGAGGAGCGTAATGAATCCGCACCAATCAAGATGAGATCATCCCACCAAGGTGCAAGTGCAGCTACAGGTGCAGCGGTCGTAAAGAGTGCGCTATTTGTCGCACTTGCGGCTGAACCTTCGAAAGATAAGACCCCGTTTGAACCTGCGTTCACAGTTGTGTAAGCCTTTCCATTAAAGTTTGCACTAAATGGAATTGTTAGTGAAACTGACCCATCATCGGGATCAGTAATCCCTGAACCGATTGGATTATTGAGTGAAGAGTAAACCCCTCTCGTCGTCACTCGTCTATAATTGGCTGAAAGCGGCGAACCAAAATTTAAGGCGGTTGTTGTAACCGAGCTTAAACCAGCACCACTATTCGCTGCAAACGACAGTGTGACCCCTTGCTCAACATTATTATAGGTCAAATCACTAAAGGTAACGCTACTCGCACTTTTTGGAATAACACGTGTTAATGTGCCTCCCAAAACGCCGGTTCCATTACTTAAAGAAACGGTAACCGTAACTGAATCGAGCACAGGCCGAACCACATTCGCAGAATCTTGGGTTTGAAGTGTAATGCTAAATGGCGTATTAACCAACCTCGTACCTGTAGGCTGAGCAGTTACAACCAATTTAGATGGTGTTACCAAAGTTTCTGTACGAATGCTATCAACATACATATTGTTGCCATATTGATTATTCGTCACAAACGCCAATCGAATACCTGTTCCTGCATAAGCCCGCAAATCAACGCGTTCCGTTCTCCATTGTGATGCCGTTGGAACAAATGCTGCAAAAACAGATGGTGCCGTTGAAAGTTCAACACCGCCCTTTTTGAAGAGACGCGTGCTATAAGTTTTACCTGAATCCAACGAAGCCCAAACCTCCAATGTATCCGGAGCATCGGTGAATGTTGAATACGCCACTTCAAATCCCAAACCAACATTATTTGAAACAAGAAATAGTGGTGTTTTAAGTGTATCGCGTTCACCCACTTCTTCATAATCCCAGTGATTCATGAAGGCAGAACCGCCTGTTGGAAAACCTGCGGTTGAACGTCCCCAAGTAATTGACCCTGCATCAGGGTTTGCAACTTGCCACCCTGTTGGCGGGAAGGTTGTTGCGGTGAAATTTTCCGAAACACCATTCGGAAGAGAAACAGAAACCAAAAATCGGTTACTCGTTCCGGCTGTTAGGGTCATTCCACTGCTTGCACTCACTTGAAGTGACACACTATCAGAGCTAGATGTATTGAGTGTCAATCCGGTAAAAATAGCTTCGGATTGCCCGGGTTGGAGCGTCACGGTTGTTGTACCACCAAGCGTTGCAGAACCTGAAGCCACTGAAACCGAAAGCTGCGTTTCGGTTGTAACGCCTTGCCTAAAATTTGCGTTATCAAAAGTTCTAGCGGTTAAGGTAAATTCTTGACCTGCACTTACAGTTCCGCCAATTGGCACAACTTGCACAAATGTCGGTGGTTTTTCAGAAACAAAACGAATCGTTCTTCCTGAGGTTGGTAATCCCGCAGTGGCTGTTCTTGACATATTCAAAGTTCCTGCAGCAAATCTTTGAATAAGTGCAGATGCCCACGCGGTTCCCGAGCCTTTTTGCAAAATTATCACTTGCGTTCCTACCGTATCCGCGCCTTTTAATCCGACACCAAAAGTTCGAAACGCTCCGGTACTCGTGCTTCCTGTGAATGTTCCATAGACAAATTCAACATCATTTGATGTTTCATAGAGTTTGAGTTGGAAATTCACATTGTTAAATTGCAGACCCGGAGTCGTAATACCCGTGCGGTTTTTGTCGCGAACATTCTTCCATTGAATAGTGGTCACTCGGTTTGGCTCAGTTCCGGTAGTGTGTACTCGGTATTCAGCCCCCAGCGTACCTGCTTGCAAATCATGATTCAATACCGAAATGATATTTGAATCTGCTTCTGCAATACTTGCAATCGCGCCATTAAGACCAGTTTGGTCTTGCGGTGTTTCAATAAAGAGGTTCGCTTTTGAAGGCGCATCTGAACCGAGCTTAATGAATCCATTGGTGTTAAACACGAATTCATTAAAAGTTGAGCCTCGAAACACAAATGGGAAACCAATTGAAATCGGTGCCGAATTTGCGTCATCGGTATTTGCTGTTGCAATCACGGTTCCATCTGCAGAACCAAGTTCAGTGTAGGTTCCTTGTGTGTTTGAAACTAAATTTTGATTAAAGTTCAACCTTGCGGGAGTTGCCCGAACGGTTAAAGGAATCGAAGCCGCAGTCAAACTCGGCCCTGAAGCAACAGTTGCATTAAAGTTTAATCCCGTTTCCGCTTTATCATATCGCAATCCGGTGATTGTCTTGGTATTGTCCCAAGGGTAGAAAGTGACCGAAGCCGTTCCAGTAAAATTGCCAGTACCATTTGTTACGGATACTTGAACGGTGGTCTCTCCAGTCACATTGGTCGGCGTTCCATCGGCGGATTGAACTTGCACAACCGCAGAAAATGGTTGATTGATAATCGGCCGAGAAGGAATAGTTTGAACAACTAACTTAACCGGGGTTGGTGCGTTTTGTGAATTCACAAAAAGATACCTTTGTCCATTGGCAATATTGACATTGTTCCGGTAGTTCGCCCTATCGCTTCCTTCAGTTAAAATACCCGCAGCATTCCAAGCAGTTCCAGACCCTTTGAAAACAGAAACACCCTCTGCCGGTGAAACCGATTTCATCCCTACAACCGCCGTTCTAAATTCTCCCGGATTGGTATTTGGCGTAAAAGCACCGTACGAAAACTCGACATTGTTGGTTGTTTCGTAGAGTTTCACTTGGAAATTCATCGCGGTGTATTGGCGAACACCCAAAGTTGCTGATGTATCTTTCTTTTCACGAACATTTTTGAATTGAACCGTTGTTACTCGATTTGGCGCACTACCGGAAGTGAACACACGGTATTCAACTGAATCGGTTCCGATTAAGTCCACATTGAACGGAGAAAGAATATTGACATCCGCCGTATCAGTGCTCCAAAGCGCACTACCCACAGTGGTTTGATCACGGATACCGGCAGGAAAAAGATCCGGCTTGGAAGTTGGCGAAGAACCCAATTTCACAAATCCATTGGTGTTGAGTACGAAGGAACTAAAGACATTACCCGCATAATTAAAATCAAACCCAATGGGAACAGGGTCAGAATTACTGTCATCGTTATTAGCCGGTGTAATGGCATTTCCATTCGCGCCCAAATCGGTATAAGTTCCGATTGTCGAGTTGACAAACGATAGCGGATATGTTTCTCTAAATGCTTTTGAATTAGAAACTCCAAAAGGTGCACTGGTTGCAGATACTGTCCCAGATTGATTACTAATTTGAACGGTGTAATCAGCGCCTAAAGCCAGATCACTTTTTACTGTATAGGTTGCGGTGCCATTGTTATCTGAAGAGAGACTAATGGTATCGACAACTGTTCCGGCCTTTTTCAATAAAAGCTTCACATTTCCAGAAACAGTGCCGCTCGTTGCCCAACGAACGGTTTCGCTTGCACCCGTTTTCCAGACAGTTCCCGGAAGAGGCGAAAGGAATGAAAACCCGCTCTTACCTTGTGCGGCTTCAATCGCACGACGAGCGTTTACACGTCCGTAACCTAATTCATTATTCCAAGTACCATTTGGCCGACCGGGATAATTTACAAATGAATATCCTGCAACCTTTTCAGAGGTGCTTTCAAGAATTTGTGAGAGTTGAGCGGCAGTCAAATTTGTATCTGCTGAGGCAATTAAACCGACTAAACCTGCTGCTACCGGACATGCCGCTGATGTACCGCCAAAATTTGTTGTATCACCGGCATCATATCCATCAGCACCTCTACGGTCTATGGTCAAAATACCGCTCGAAGGTCCGGAAAAGTCACCCGGAGCTACAACATCTAACGAATCTCCCCATTGCGAAAAAGAGGCGCGGCGGTCGCGATAAGTAATTGCACCCACGCCAATAACAAACGGTGCATTTGCAGGGTAACCATTGACCGTTGACGTTCCCCCGTTTCCGGTTGATGCAAGTACCAAAGCGCCTTTTCCACCTCGTGCATTTAATCGAACATTTTCAACAGCAGCTAAACGACCTGCAGTAACTCCGCCGCCGCCCCAGCTGTTACTTACAGCAGCAACGCCCGGTGTAGCCACCACTCTTGCGGCTGCGCGTGTCAAAGTTGCATCATCGGTTCCAAACGAACCGTTTGCATCAGGAGCGACGGTCGCGATATCAACCGGCATCACTTTTATGCCATTTCCAATTGAGGAAACACCGCGTCCATTATTGGTTAACGCTGCTATAATTCCGGTACACGGCGTTCCGTGATTTGAGTTTGAATTTTGAGGGGCGGGATCATTATCGTCACGAGCCGCGTCGTAAGGATTAATCACTTTTCCTTCTAATTCATAATGTGTGTAGTCATATCCACCTGCGTCCCAAACAGAAACGACAATATTTGTATCCCCTTGAGCTAAAAACCAAGCTTCAGGAGCATCGACATCCGAGCCCGGAATTCCGCCAAATTGACCCGTGTTATTCAGCCACCATTGACTGGTATAATTCGGATCGTTCGGAGTAAAGGTTGAAAAAATAGATGGTAGTTCTTTATTTCTTGAACCAACCTTTTTTGCTTGCTCCGGACGAACTGCCGGAAACTCTCCGCGCTGCAAGTCTTCAACCGTTTGAAATACCTCGGCATCTTTTTTCTCTACAGAAGTTGCGGCGGACTTTACTCTAACTTTCCCTTTTCCTTTGGGGCTTCTTAGCAAAGGCTCATCAATGACTGAAGCAGATTCAGTATCCTTTTTAACTTTTTTTCCCTTTTTTGGATCCTCTTGAGAAGGCTTTTCTTGGAAAGAAGCAACCGTTGCCATTTGTGTGAAATTGGGATGAGCATACTTTGCATATCCACTTTCATAAAGGGCTTTTGATACCTTAAACGGGTTTTCAGAGGTACGAATGATGAAGGTTTCAAAATCAGTACCTGACCCGATTCTCTCCATTACCTCATAACCACCTGCACTTAAGACTGACGCAAATTGAGTTGAAGCTCCTTTTAGGGGTGCAACAATGACTTCATTGGTCACGTAATAAACATCCCCCGTTTTATCGGTATATGCAAAATAGGCGGCTTCAACATCAGGGTTTTGGCGAATTCCCTGCAAAGCCTGAGATGCTTTTTGACCAATTCGGTAGTCGCTCTTTACTGAAAGAATTACTTTATTTCCAGCACCGATTTTCGATTCATCAAGCGGCATCAAAGAAACGCTGGCATTAACCACCGACTTTGCCTTTGCCTTACTGACCGTTGAACGGAACTTGACAAAAACTTGTGAATATACGGGTGTTAGAGACTCGACTCGCGAACCGTTGTAATAGGTTTCTCGGCTTTCCTGTGCAATTGCATTGGAAGCGATAACCAATAACAACGACGCGATGAGAAAATATTTTCTCATTTTGTTTTGTTGTTTTGTTGTTGATTAAAAAAATGTTCAGGTAAAAAAATCATTCACGAAATGTGGGAAATGTATCACATACCGTTTATCATATTTTTGATTCTAAGAATATTTTTTGGGAAAAAAAAGAGGGAGGGGGAAAAATCTTTTTAAATCTTTTCGATGACTTGCTTAAAAATGGCGGTCATTTTCGGCTCTGCATGTGAGGCCGCTTCGATGATTTCTTTCACATCAACAGGTTTTAATGACT
This DNA window, taken from Chloroherpetonaceae bacterium, encodes the following:
- the lnt gene encoding apolipoprotein N-acyltransferase, translated to MNFILRALFSIIHHLFYIERKWWLFPVLSGVLIGFAFPTYPFIRLELLAWFGLIPILIHISRVESFSAAFRSSYLTTFVMTLCSVWWVSLSTVAGGVLMYFAQSFFSTIPFLIHYQLSKWLPRKINLLLLPLVWTVWEWIYLDLEISFGWITLGNSQANFWQFFQFIDLTGVWGISFWLVLFNVLILLLLETAAFDPNYIRQLSESSVHLSKETASLLRSIIAKVSVIKLLMILPPLLYSLTIFSLPEPESKSLTVAIVQPNLDPFLKWNSGPETLVKKQIDPVIKSFLNSTQSFDKNPELFVFPETAFAFYLLNAGYRPLLESIHQFSTALNAHILCGFADFMMYENDADRQAGAKRDQFQGKYFDSFNSAFLLSPSPNQPLSPYLPRLKSRLLDSLRMNYENPQVYHKMKLVPFAERVPYMDLIPFISDLTFSVAGISSWGRGKEQRNFQFITKSNDTVKVPGLICYESIYPRFVSEFVAQGATMLTVITNDGWFSKSYGPYQHAAFAKLRCIETRRAMARCANTGISFFIDRYGRSYGEIPWWEERITTANVPQYQDISFYVRYPDLLPKISLVLIGLVIIGVGVNRIKSGQTSDPILPS
- a CDS encoding aspartate carbamoyltransferase catalytic subunit, whose amino-acid sequence is MNHLLGLRGEKKENIQKILDLAKVYVPSNPDDTPTNYKILAGHTIVLAFFENSTRTRISFDLAARRLGAGVINFSSSGTSVQKGETLADTIFTLQSMRVSAFVVRHSDSGTAEILSRLTHKPILNAGDGMHEHPTQALLDMLTLEQSFGKLEGIRVLILGDILHSRVARSNIFGLTTMGAKVGVCAPPTFLPVGIETWGNEENPIEIFTDVKKAVKWCDAVIVLRLQLEREAAGYIPSIREYRNFFSLTDDALVAASREVFVMHPGPVNREIEISGTVADRVDIDAPIGGLSGSLILKQVSNGVAVRMAALQLLLSPNTMN
- a CDS encoding Clp protease N-terminal domain-containing protein — encoded protein: MQFNPNKFTLRAQEAFQEAAELASKNGQQTIEPEHLLYSLLLGNDKIGFQLLEKLGVQTEAVLQILTREINRFPKVTGASVSGQYLAQKLSQILDEASKLSESMKDEYVSSEHLLLSIADSPTNAGSILRDSGAKKDALLKSLADIRGAQRITDQNAEDRYNALKKFSRDLNDLAKKGKLDPVIGRDEEIRRVLQILSRRTKNNPVLIGEPGVGKTAIAEGIAQRIVSGDVPENLKSKLIHALDIAQLVAGSKFRGEFEERLKAVVKEVQDANGDVILFIDEIHLLVGAGATEGGMDAANILKPALARGELRCIGATTLDEYRKYIEKDAALERRFQTVMVGEPSIEDTVSILRGLKEKYEIHHGVRITDSALIAAAELSSRYIADRFLPDKAIDLIDEASSKLRLEIDSVPESLDKLNRDIRRLEIEREALRRELDIDRKS
- the mutL gene encoding DNA mismatch repair endonuclease MutL; the encoded protein is MDSIIKKLPDSIANKISAGEVVTRPSSAVKELLENSVDAGADEITLIIKESGKSLIQIIDNGCGMNEEDAVMAFERFATSKIKEVDDLENLHTLGFRGEALPSIASVSQIEMKTKIREAQLATMIRMNGGVMESLEKAAAPDGTSIAIKNLYFNVPARRKFLKSNATEFKHIYDCIVSQALANPDIAYTFISDGDEVFKFKDESLLERLDVLYGSRFSESLFAVEETNDFMTIKGYIGKPALLKRTKNDQFLFVNQRVVQHRAITHAISTAYGELLGEREQPFYLLFLSIRPSRVDVNVHPSKMEVKFDDERGVYNMVHAVIRRAVMKMDASPALAMGEIPDRYKAMLPQNDHEDAIQKATSNFSFKRLGYNDRDGDSGSTRRLYNDYQAFQKRGERFFEKTTHSASRVSQEEELSRLVPQVYPEQQNEVVSPPPRNNSNQGNNPELLGEVFNQKLHALSENTHWQLHNKYILTHIRSGLMLIDQHVAHERILYERALKVMNSGIPNSQQLLFPQRVELKPWEMELMKRIEIDLKCLGFSFRYFGDNTVVLEGIPPDVKPGTEERIFHELLEQSAEYQEKLQLDGRDNVAKSYACRSSIMAGDKLSQKEMSTLVDQLFATSMPYVCPHGRPIIIKITTEELDRMFGRT